GCAGATCGAAGCAGGACGTCAGCAGACCGAAGCAGGACGTCAGCAGACCGAAGCAGGACGTCAGCAGACCGAAGCAGGACGTCAGCAGATCGAAGCAGGACGTCAGCAGACCGAAGCAGGACGTCAGCAGATCGAAGCAGGACGTCAGCAGACCGAAGCAGGACGTCAGCAGATCGAAGCAGGACGTCAGCAGACCGAAGCAGGACGTCAGCAGATCGAAGCAGGACGTCAGCAGACCGAAGCAGGACGTCAGCAGATCGAAGCAGGACGTCAGCAGACCGAAGCAGGACGTCAGCAGATCGAAGCAGGACGTCAGCAGACCGAAGCAGGACGTCAGCAGATCGAAGCAGGACGTCAGCAGACCGAAGCAGGACGTCAGCAGATCGAAGCAGGACGTCAGCAGACCGAAGCAGGACGTCAGCAGATCGAAGCAGGACGTCAGCAGACCGAAGCAGGACGTCAGCAGATCGAAGCAGGACGTCAGCAGACCGAAGCAGGACGTCAGCAGATCGAAGCAGGACGTCAGCAGACCGAAGCAGGACGTCAGCAGACCGAAGCAGGACGTCAGCAGACCGAAGCAGGACGTCAGCAGATCGAAGCAGGACGTCAGCAGACCGAAGCAGGACGTCAGCAGACCGAAGCAGGACGTCAGCAGACCGAAGCAGGACGTCAGCAGACCGAAGCAGGACGTCAGCAGACCGAAGCAGGACGTCAGCAGACCGAAGCAGGACGTCAGCAGACCGAAGCAGGACGTCAGCAGATCGAAGCAGGACGTCAGCAGATCGAAGCAGGACGTCAGCAGACCGAAGCAGGACGTCAGCAGACCGAAGCAGGACGTCAGCAGACCGAAGCAGGACGTCAGCAGACCGAAGCAGGACGTCAGCAGACCGAAGCAGGACGTCAGCAGATCGAAGCAGGACGTCAGCAGATCGAAGCAGGACGTCAGCAGACCGAAGCAGGACGTCAGCAGACCGAAGCAGGACGTCAGCAGACCGAAGCAGGACGTCAGCAGACCGAAGCAGGACGTCAGCAGACCGAACCAGTACAACCCAACAGCTGATGACTTGCAAGGCGAATCCCACTGAATTGCAAATATATTGAAGAACACAAGAGAAGTTCCTATTTCCTATCACTTTCCTATTATTGTTTAGTTTCTTAATTGATACTTCCTGTTTGCTATTTCCTAACCTCTCTTTATTGCCtattattttcccatttcctACCTTTCCTGTTTCGTATTTCCtatatttctattcatgtatCCCATTTCCGATTTTTTATATGTCCTATTTCTATTTCCTATGTTGATTTCTCAGTTATCTTTATATGTTCCACCTTTTGAGacatttcctatttctcttccgtATATTCTCCATTCATTTCCtactatatttatttactttattttccctATTTCCTGTTTCCCAATTCCTATATTTCATACTTCTATCTCCTATTCCCATTTCCCGTTCTGCCAATGGCCTTTCACCTACTACAACATTCACTAATAACAAggttattaattaataataagcATTTACACATATTGATATCATAACAAGTTAATATGAAAAAGGTCatactttttatgttttcttttttttttttttttgaccttaAAGAGGGAAGTGTTTTAAGGTCATCTTGCCATTGTAATTTCGCATTAAGGTCTCGGCGAAGGAGACTTTCAAAGACCTTTATGTTCGTAGCCTCTCTGCCTACCTCTACGTGGCGCTCCggtataaaaacagagagagagagagagggagagaaggacggagagagagagagagaaggagggagagagggagaaagacaaagagagagaggagggagggagggagggagaaagacagagacagagacaaaaacctTTATGTTCGTAGACTCTCTGTCCACCTCCACACGGCGCTccggtataaaaaaaagaatgggagagacagagacagagagagaaggtgggcggatagagagagagagagaggcagacagatagagaacagagggagggaggcatggagagagtgagagagagaaagagggagggagggagagagaaagagggagggaaagaggcatggagagagagagagaaagagggagggaaagaggcatggagagagagagagaaagagggagggagagaggcatggagagagaaagagggagggagagaggcatggagagagagagagaaagaggcatggagagagagagagagaaagagggagggagacagacaaacagagaacgagcttagagaaaacgagaggtagaaaggaaaagagaaatatagacactGACACGAAGAGagtaaaaaggaaatggagatgaaagacagacatacaaagggTTAGAGTTTAATAATGAACGGCTTAAGTTtcagagaagatgagggagatatTTTTCCATGAAGCTCTTCTCTTGGAACAGACAAGGCTCATAACTGCTAAACGGAAATTCCTAAATAAAACGCAATCTTCAATTACCATATAGACCTACTCATTCGAACTGGCTCTATTTTATTAACGTCGTTTTGTATATTTCGCCATCGGCAACCTATATTGAACACATTATATCCTACGAAGTTTTTCTCCCTAAAAGAAATCCAACAGGGCGATCCCATTCaccttttggcgggaaaatgattTCACTCCGTCCACCCCATCTATCGGCAATTAATTACATCCTACTAAACTTAACCCTCTTATTTAATTCCTAACCCCCTTTTTGCCACCCTCTAACGTTCGCATAGAAACGACCTTCCTCCTCAATTTAAGCGTTTGTGATAGGAATGACTGTTATAATAGGTGTGGGTTGAGGGACGGCAAGATGGCGCGCGTGGGCGAAGATTCAAAAACTGGCTGATGTCCAGTCGGTTCTAAGCCATGTGTGAAGGCGTGGGAAATTTCTTAAGTACAATGGAATCTTTTAGTCATGTGTGACAAATTTCCCCCTAAATCCCTTTATtttactttacttattttttgttcaGAGttactaattttcttctctttctgccttcttttgttttggttatcgttctccttctttctctttttagattttgttcttagctcttctttctttatctatatccttttttatttttcatgctcTTTGTTCTTGCTCTTGTGTTATCATTTACCACGTTTTAAGTTAACCAAGAAAAGATTAGAGATTAATTGAAAAATGACGTGAATTCACAGACAAAGACGAAGATGAGACAAAGAAATCGAAAAGAGAAAAGGCGTGTTACTGTTTCctcaggagacagagagacaaagagtgaaatagagatgtaatagaaatgatattgatgattatagtaatattggtaattgttgttattattatagttgtttttgttttattactcattatcatcatcatcatcattatttttattattattatcattattataatgattatatttttgtcattatcattattattatggtattatgtaataattattatgtcattgttattattttcattgtcagtactattatcataattcattttcattactacaatcatcgttttatcattatgCTGATTTTTATCATAAGGATGAATATAAGGAAgacgatgaaaataacgatgatggtaatagcaataacaataataaatcaaataatgacaatatcgccCCCAAAATTAcagtgacaataacgatgataatgataaccatacatacacacacacacacacacacacacacacacacacacacacacacacacacacacacacacacacacacacacacacacacacacacacacacacacacacatgcacacacgcatacacacacacatacacgcatacacgcatacacacacacacacacgcatatacatacatgcacacatgcacacatatacgcatacacacacacacacacatatatgtatatatttatatatatatgtatgtatgtatgtatctctctctctctctctctctctctctctctctctctctctctttctctctctctctctctctctctctctctctctctctctctctctctctctctctctctctctctctctctctctctctctctctatatatatatatatatatatatatatatatatatatgtatatatatatataaatatatatgtatatatataaatatatacatatatgtatatgtacatgtatatatatatgtatatatatatatatatatatatatatatatatatatatatatatatatatatatatatatatatctgtgtgtgtgtgtatcacaagaTGGAAACCatagaaacaagaaaatacgGCCCAGCGAGGCGGCATTCGCTGGCTCGCAGAAGGCTCGGAGGGACGTGTAACTGCCGACGCCTCCCACACATGTCCTTATATGGGGCGCCGAccggtaagggggaaggggtctctctctcgtgttttttaGGGCTGTTCTCTCTTATTCTGCTCTCTTTtacggtctgtctctttctcttttttttcccctctatctctctctctctttccctc
This genomic stretch from Penaeus vannamei isolate JL-2024 chromosome 28, ASM4276789v1, whole genome shotgun sequence harbors:
- the LOC113801912 gene encoding thioredoxin domain-containing protein 2-like; translated protein: MLNCNKFHAEILKPPKQDVSRPKQDVSRPKQDVSRPKQDVSRPKQDVSRSKQDVSRPKQDVSRPKQDVSRPKQDVSRSKQDVSRPKQDVSRSKQDVSRPKQDVSRSKQDVSRPKQDVSRSKQDVSRPKQDVSRSKQDVSRPKQDVSRSKQDVSRPKQDVSRSKQDVSRPKQDVSRSKQDVSRPKQDVSRSKQDVSRPKQDVSRSKQDVSRPKQDVSRSKQDVSRPKQDVSRPKQDVSRPKQDVSRSKQDVSRPKQDVSRPKQDVSRPKQDVSRPKQDVSRPKQDVSRPKQDVSRPKQDVSRSKQDVSRSKQDVSRPKQDVSRPKQDVSRPKQDVSRPKQDVSRPKQDVSRSKQDVSRSKQDVSRPKQDVSRPKQDVSRPKQDVSRPKQDVSRPNQYNPTADDLQGESH